The genomic interval GTACAGCGCTCAACGTATTCTCAGCCCCACAGGGCGGCGCCTGTTCAGGAAGCTCCAAGGGAAACACACCCTCAGCTCAGGAAGGATTATACCTTCGACAGCTTCGTAATAGGCGAAAACAATTCCTTCGCCGCGAACGCGGCTATAGCCATCGCAAAAAACCCGGGAACCTTATACAACCCCTGTCTTATTTACGGCGGAGTTGGTTTGGGTAAAACGCATCTTATGCAGGCGATAGGAAATATGGCCTGGAAAGAAAGAGACTGTAAAATCATTTATATCACCGCAGAAAATTTCACCAATGAGTTCGTTGAATCGATAAAAAACAATAAAACGCAGGATTTCAAGAATAAGTATCGTAAGACTGACATGCTGTTAATCGACGATATTCACTTTCTGCAAAAGAAAAACGAAACGCAGGAAGAGCTTTTTCATACATTCAACGCCTTATACGACGCAAGCAAACAGATTATATTCACCTGCGACCGCCCGGTTTCCGAACTCAAGAATCTGTCGGAACGATTGAGATCTCGATTTGAACGCGGTTTGAATGTAGATCTGCTTCCTCCAAACTATGAAACCCGCTGCGCGATTCTCGCTAAGAAAATCGAAGCACGCGGAACTTTGATTCCTTCGGAAGTCATCAATTTGGTCGCCAAAAACATATCATCCAACGTCCGCGATCTGGAAGCGTCCTTGACCAAATTGATTGCGTACGCTGAGTTGACCAAAAAACCCGTCACTCTTGAATCCGCCCAACAGCAATTAAGAGACTCGTTCGGCGCCCCAAAACAGAATAATGTAACGATTGATACCATTCAAAAAGTAGTAGCTGAATACTTTTCCCTGTCTTCGACAGATATAAAGGGGAAAAAAAGAACAAAAGCGGTTTCGTTTCCCCGCCAGCTTGCTATGTATATTGCCAGGGAGATAACCGAATATTCCACAACTGAGCTTGGCATGGAATTCGGAGGAAGAGACCATACCACTGTAATGCACGGCTGCCAAAAATCGAAGAAAGATTGAAAGCAGAGCCTTCTTTAGAAACCACGATCAATAAATTGAATAAAATGATCAAGGATTATAACAGCTGAGATTATTGTTTTTTTCTTGTGTATTTTATGCTACTATGTTGTGAAAAGATCGTGTACAACCGACGATCCTGTTGATTTGTGGATAACTATGCAACTGTAAGGCTTGCCTTTAAATGAATAACAAATGCTTATATCAAAACGAGATAAGCCTCTTATTAAGAATTTAACAGGCATTACTACTATTACTATTATTATTTATATATATGTATATATAGAGAACGATATTCGGAGGAATTATGAAATTTAGCTTTGACAGGGATTCATTATTAAAGGAAATAGTAATTGCTCAAGAAATTATCGCGACTAAAAACGCTATATCGATATTATCAAATGTGTTGTTGGAAGCACAAAACGGATCTCTCATAATCAGGGCGACTGATATTAAAGTTCATTTTGAAACTCGAATTCCCGTGGATGTCCAGGAAGCCGGTTCAACTACGGTATTCTGCGACAAATTCATGAGCATTCTTTCATCTCTTCCTTCCGGCGAAATCGAATTTGAACAAAACGACATCAAGATCAACATCAAGCCCGTCACCAAAAAAGCTAAATTTCAATTAAAAAGCATAACAAGCGATAAGTTTCCTGAAACGACTTCTTCCGAAGGAATCAGTTTTTTCGACGTTCCGGTGAAAGAATTCAAGGAAATGATAAATCAAACGGTTTTTTCCGTTTCTGACGATGAAACGCGTTATTTCATGAACGGCGTTTTCATGGAAAAGAAAAACGATGAACTGTTGTTAGTAGCTACTGACGGACGCCGTCTGGCATATATTTCCAAGAACTTCGGATTTTCGCTGCCTGATTTCAAGGGAATCATTATTCCTCCGAAAATCTTATCGATCATCAATAAGCGCGCTACCGACGAAGGTCCGATAGCCATCGGCGTAGGTGAAAAGAATATTTTCTTCCGGTTTGCTAATTACGAATTTTCTTCCGTTCTCATAGAGGGACAGTTTCCCAACTATAACAGGGTAATTCCTGAATCCCAATCCAGTTCATTCAGCGTCGACAGCAAGGATTTATTGGAAGCGTTGAAACGTGTCGCTTTGCTTGTTGAGCAGAAATCCAGAAGAATCTATCTCAACGTCGGACCGGGAACTCTAACAATCAGTTCGCAGGAAACAGAAATCGGAACCGCCCGCGAAGAAATTCCCTGCAGATACGACGGAGAAGAACTGACTATAGCGTTGAATTATTTATATGTTGAAGAGCCGGTCAAAGTTATCGGAACGGAACGGGTAACCTTCGAGTTTACCGAAGCTATGAAGGCCATAACGATTAAAGCCGATCCGGATAAAGACTTTTTCCATATCGTTATGCCGATGCAGATGGAATAGCAGATTACAAGTGCCCTTTCTTTCTGTTAGTTATACGTCCTTTCGAAATATTGCCGATACAACAATAGACCTCCTTTCGAAGGAGGTCTATTTTATTGGCGATAACGGACAGGGTAAAAGCAATATTCTCGAAAGCTTGTACATGGCATCGTATGGATCATCCTTTAGAACGAGGGACGATAGCGAAATTGTTAGAACAGGCAATTCCCAGTATGGAATACGCGCGATTTTTCGGGATCAAAAAGAACGGACGAATACGATTCATGTATCATGGAAAGACGGAAAAAAAAGAATTGAAAAAAACGCAAAACAGATAATAGACCGTAAAGAACTGGTAGATACCGTTCCCTGCGTGCTTTTTTGCCACGACGATCTGGATTTTGCCATCGGCACGCCGGAACGCAAGAGGTTTTTCATAGACCAGTCTTTGTCGATGTACGACAGTTCTTATATCGACATACATCGGCAATACAAAAAAATACTGAAAAGCAGAAACTGTCTGTTGAAAGATAAAAAAGCCGATTTGCTTGACGTTTTGGATGTTCAGCTGGCTCAAACCGGATTGCAGGTGATTCAAAAACGGCGAAAAACAATAGCCAATTTCAACCAGGTTTTTGCTCGACTATATCAGGAAGTGTCGGGAATTTCCGGAGTGCATATCGAGTATTCTCCGTCCTGGAAAAGCGAAGACGAACATTCGATTGTTCAACAGCTCATTGAAAGACGGGAACAGGATTTGTTGATAAATACGACATTAACCGGCCCTCATCGGGACAGAATTCGATATGTGATAGGAAAAACGCCGTATGTGCCGACAGCTTCTACCGGACAGAGAAGGCTTTTATCGTTGATTTTAAGAACGGCTCAGGCTCAGTTCTATACGGAGCTTACGGGACGCCTTCCGGTTTTACTGATGGACGATGTCATGCTTGAATTGGATCCGGACAAACGGCAGCGATTTACTTCCGTGCTTCCGGAATACGATCAATTGTTTTGCACATTTTTGCCGGGAGAGCCGTATGAGCGGTATAAACGTTCGACAACTCGCGTATTCGATGTGAGCGGAGGAGAATTTAATGTGCGCTGACTATAGAAAGGCCGCTGATCTGGTTTCCGCCCTTTTCGACGGCATGATGAATAAAGAAATGAATCAATCCATGTCCTTTATCAGAGGATGGAAAAGCGTTGTCGGTGATAAACTGGCGGCACATAGTAAAATAATCGATTTGGACAGAGGTTCCATCATTGTTGAAGTCGATCATCCGGGATGGAGCCAACAGATATTGCTTCAAAAAAAGAGGATTGTTTCTTCTCTTTCACGCAGTTTTCCGGAACTGCAGATACAGAATATACAAATCAGGGTATTGTCGGAATGCAGTACGCCCTATGTAAAAGAAGCGACGCCAATAGGCGAAGGATTGCATCGGAATAGCGAAGAGGAAACCGATGTATCGGTAAACGCCGAACTACCCGATGAACTTCAGGATCTTTTTTCCAAATTGAAAGAGAGCATACGCAAAGGGAAGCCGAAGTCTGTCAAGCACTTTTGATAATTTACCAATAACTAATAAAGATTCTTTTTACTAGTTATTGTAAATTATATGAAATTCTTGAAAAGAGGTAAAGTTATGGAAAATGAATTACAAAAAACCTTTGAACGAGCGTATTTCATCAAGGGTGCATGCGAAGGAATGTTTACTGTTTCTGAATGCGCTGATCGTTTGAAAATTACTCAACAACGGGTTAAACAGCTAAAACGAGCCTATAGAACGATCGGCGCAGCAGCTTTTATTCATGGGAACAAAGGACGAGCGCCTGCATCAAAAATCCCTGAGGAAATTAAAAAACGAATAGTCGAGTTAAAACAGTCTGATGCATACCGAACAACAAATTTTGTTCACTTTAGAGAATTATTAGCGGAATATGAAGGAATTCGTTATAGCAAAACAACAATAACGAATATTTTAAAAAATGCAGGTATAAAAAGTCCGAAACGACGGCGGCCAAGGAAATTAAAGCAACCGCATCCTCCAAGACCACGAAGAGAGTGTTTTGGAGAATTGCTTCAAGCAGATGCAAGTCCTTATGATTGGCTTAATACTGGAGAAAAGTATTCGCTCCACGGATATCAAGATGATGCAACAGGAAAAATCACTGGATTATACTTGTGCAAAAATGAATGTCTTCTAGGATATCTTGAAGTAACACGTCAAACACTTGAAAACCATGGAATACCTTTAAATATTTACCCGGATCGTGTAGGTGTGTTCTTTGTAAATCGAAAAGATAGGGACAAAATAAGTATAGAGGAACAATTAAAAGGGAAATCTGAAGCAAAAACACAAATGGGAGAAATTCTTGAAGAATTAGATATTTCCTTATTTCCAGCGGGATCACCCGAAGCTAAAGGAAGAATTGAGCGATTATGGCAAACACTTCAAGGGCGTTTACCGACAGAATTTCGAATACGAGGAATTAAGACAATTGAAGAAGCAAATTCTTTCTTAACACAGGTATATATAGAACAATTTAATAAACAATTTTCTGTTCCTCCTGCAAAAGATGATAGCCGATTTGTACCTTTGGAAGACACCACATTCCTGGATACGCTTTTAACAGCACGAGTTATTCGGAAAACCAATAGCCAGGGAGTGTTCTCATTCGAGAACTTTAAGTTCGTTATCGATGCACCGGAATGTCGAAACAAGCAAATTACAATTGTAATGAGCGAAAAAATTGGAATAAAAGCTATGTGCGGTAAATCGTTTTATGATATTCGTTTCTGCGATTTTTATGACAATCGTCATTTATATACTCATATGCCAGAAGTCACTCAAATTCTTATAGATAAATACCTCCGAGTAAATGCGAAAAAGGATAGCAAGGTGAGTTAACGTAAGGAGACGGCCATGGCAGAAGAAATAAAATGCCTCTTTGACCCGATTCAGCAAGCCCGTGAATATGTATGGGATGCCTGGGACTCAATAAAAACTGAAGAAAAAAAAACTATGGCGTTAAGAGCGCTTCAACTCGATCCCTTATGTTGTGATGCATACAATATCCTTGCCTTGTATGCAAAAAGTAATAAGAAACGTTTAGAATTTTATAAAAAAGGGTTGGAGAGTTTTCTTGAACGTACAAATCAAACCGAGTTTGATGAATACATAGGGAATTTCTGGAGCATACAATTCCGCCCATATCTTCGTAGTATATATGGATATGGAACAGCATTGTGGGATGAGAATCTAACCACTGATGCAATATCACAGTTTCAATATTTGCTCACACTTGATGAAACGGATCACATGGAGGCACGCGTAAAACTGATGTACTGGTTTGCGAGTAGCAAGCAATATATGGAAGCGACAGAAGAATTGTTGTTTTTTCCTAAGAACTCATATCACTATATTTTTGGAAAGCTATTTATAGAACTTCAAATAAACAATAATTATTCTGGGGTAATTAAAGCATATGAAAGGGCAACTGAAACCAATCACATCATAATCGATTTAATAACAGGAAAAATGAAAGAACCAGAGCAGTATCCAGAATCCTACAAACAAGGAAGCAAAGAGCAAGCTCTCTGTTACTATCACCAAATTAGTTCTGAATGGAAGGATTCACGAAAAAAATTACGTGCCGTAGTCATGAAATAGCTTCACATGAAGCTATTTTGGCTGTTAAGAACATAAATTATTTTATAATAGATTTGTTCAATATTTGAATAGATAATAAAGAATCTTTTGCTTGTTAAGGAAGGAACTTATGAAAAAGTCTTTAATGGTTTTATTATTTCTGAGTGTATGTGCAACACTAACATTTGGTCATAGTGGGAGAACTGATGCGAATGGAGGACACTATAACAGAAAGACAGGAACCTACCATTATCATAATGGTGGCAAATCCAGTACTCCCTCGGAAAAGGCAAAAACTTCAGAAACACCGAAAACGACAATATCCTCGTCCGACGTAGGAAGCAAGGTTCATGTTATTCAAGATGCTAATTTACGAACAGGTCCAGGGTCAACGTTTGAAATACTAAAAGTGATAAAAAAAGATTCCTATGTAACGATATTAAGTGTTGAAGGAAATTGGGCAAATGTTGAGTCGGAAGAGTTATTTGCTGGCACTGCGTGGATTTCAACTTCATTACTAAGAACGGAAAAATAGAATCATATATTTCTTTTGCAACAGGTGTTTATAACACCTGTTGCCCTGCTGCTTAATCTTCTATACAAAAAAATCATAGTAGCATGCGAGATACTATCCACAATCGTCCGGCTCTTTAATGGCCTCCCTCATGTGGATAGTATCTAGAGCAAAAATTAAGTTCCGCGACAGACAAGAAAGAATTAGCCTCACATGAAGCTATTTTCCCAAATTCGAGGTTATCAAGCTACTAATTAAATTAGCTTCACATGAAGCTAATTCTCATCAATGAAGAAGATGTGGGCTTGTCAATGATATCCTACTGGCCCGCATACAGGGCAAGATAAAGGGCGTGGTACAAGGCGGGTTAATTCTTTGTTATATATAGATATATCTGTACCACATAGATTCATTAGTACCACACTTGCGATATATTTCCTTGTATGGTATGGACTTATTTGTACCACACACCAGAAAAGTTATGATTAGAGAGAGCTAGACAAGTTTAGAAGAAAAAAAAGCCCTGAACCAGAGTGTTCAGGGCTTAATCGGTCTCAGTTAATTAGCTTCATGTGAAGCTAATTTATGGCTTGAGAGAATTAGCTTCACATGAAGCTAATTCTCGATAGATTGTTTTTGAAAGTAGTCGGCAAGACGTGAGCGAAGTACTAAATCGATTGGTTCAAAAAAACGTACCGCAATATCAACACAAGAAGTTCCGGCAATATCAATTATCTGTTTTCGCAATACGACAGCGCGAAGGGTTGCAATTTCACTGGGAGACGTAAATGGAATTTTAAGTACTAGCTTGTCGTCGCCTTCGATCAAGTTGTTTTCAATGCATAGCAATCGTGCTCCTGAAAAAGAAATATTCTGTATAGAACAATCCAATTTTGTTTCATGAAAAAAGACTTCAGTCGCCATTGGATTCATGCGAAGCGCATCTATATTCTTCTTAGATGCGCTCACGCGTACATCGGCGCGCAACCGCTGAACGTGTGTAATATCGAGAAGGGTCATCCATGTATCATGCAAAGGCGGCTCGATTGTGTCCGGTGAATAAGAAAAGGTGAATATCCAATGTCTTGTTTTTGTTTGCATAGTCGTTTCATATGATACCGGAAGTGAAAATGAATCCAATCTGGTTGTAATCTTCACGAAGGTGGGATCAATGAATTGATCTGGCTTTTCTTTTGAAATGAACGAGATATGAGATTTTGAAAAAGCAAATACAACGGAAGGTTGTATTGTGTTCGTACTATGAATTGATACACTTGCAATATCAAGACGAGATATAACATCAGGTGTGAGTAAAACATCCATGAGAAAGACTCCTTTGAAGTAATGAATCAATCGCTTCATACGATAGCTTGCCTTTTGTGAGCAAGTGTATTCCAAGTCGTGTATAAAACGAATCAGATAATGAATATGTATAATCAGGATAGTGTTCCCGAAGATATGAGACTGCGCGTTTTGTTTTATCAACCCGAGAGGCATACTGCTTAAATAGTATCGATACTGGCATGGATAAGCCAGGTAAAGAGCTTTTCCCAGTTTCAGAATTTCTTACACAATATACTCTTCGATGAGCAGGGAATGTGTAATACAGAAATAACACAGCATGAGGGGGATAGAGTAATTCAACACCGTTTGGTTTTTCAATCATGGTGTCCTCATGACCATCAGCATAGAGAGTATAAAAATGAGGTGCATTCAATATCTCAACACTCAGAATTCTATTGTTCATATAAATCACTATACAGCGAATAACAAAAAGTGCAATACAATGACATTGACGCATACAAGTGGTTGTTGTTATACTAACTACAAGCTGAACTCAACGACAGAATCAATCACTCGTTTTTTCTTACGAAACATTATTCGTGAGCATTGATTGATTTCCTCATCAGAGAGGTGTCTATGAGTATCAGAGAACGGCAGATCACTGACGAACTGTTCTATAAAAAATTTGAACGAACTTATCAAAATCTTACATTAACCGGAAAAGCACCATGGCTCAAAGAAGGAAAGATTGAACGTGATATAGCGTACAATCCAACTTCCGGAGTTATATTTAAAGGCGTTAATGCACTCATGCTCGAAATGAGTGCTGCTGAGCAAGGCTTCAAAGAATCCAGATGGTTATCAGAAAGCGAAGTCAATAATCTGAAATTACGTGTTCGCCCAGGAATGGAACCAACACCCATTGCCTATGTAAACCGTTACGCTCATGCAACTGATGTACATCCTTCAACTGGAAAAGCATTCGACGAAAAACATCCGAAACAGAAATACTACTACATGTACAATATTGAACAACTGAAAGAGTATTCTTTAATACGAGAATCAGGCTTAACACTTGATCGAGCACTGGTTCAAGAAAAGATTAAAACAGTTGTAGAGAATACCAAGACAAATCGGTTTCCCGAAATACTTGATAAGGTAAGTAGTAGTGCAGAACAGAAGATAACGGATGAAAAAGCACGGCTTATCGCTCAAGAACTTTCACGTTATCGTATGACTCAAGAATTCAAAGGAAATTTTATTCCACAGGCTCCACTACTTGCCATGAAGGATGCTTCAATTAAAACACACGGAGCTACACTTCTTACAACCTTATATCACGCAGAAGTTGCAAAAGATCGTTTTATCTCCCGAGGTATGAATCTTGAAAATGATAAAGTGCGAACAGTCGCACGAACTAGACAACAAGAACATCAACAAGGGCTTTCACTGTAAGAAATGTAACAATTTAAATAATTAGCTTCATATGAAGCTAATTATTTTTTTATCCCACCTGAGCAATCATTCTTTTAACAACTGTTCGATGGAGCAAAAATACAATGAGCGATTCTGACTTTAGACAAGCTTCAAGCAATACTTATAAATATATCCCTTCAGTCGGAGCTGATGGTTTTATTGATTACACGGGAGTAGAACCGGATAAAGTTTACCTTGCAAACCGGAAAACAATACTGGAAGAAGAATACCCTTCCTATCTTCCACCAGTACACATACGAAGAAATACCAACTATGACATTCCTGCGTACAAGGTACGTGATAATGTGTATTTACTTCGTGAATCCGATGAATTACGGCGTGATGAGAATGGCAAACTCCATAATCCACGTATCTATAAAGTCTCGCTTGATGTATATGCCGCCTTGGTCAATTATCATCTTGAGTTTGACCGTGCCGCCTTCGTAGCAGTCGCAAAGCTAAACGAAGAGTCACGTGCAAAAGCGTTAAAAGAGGGAATAAATGAATACCCTGCAATAAGAGAAAAAGATATACCAATAATCCCTGGTAGATTTGATGCACGTTCAATAAGTAACACGTACACCCATAGATACCCGCATATAGAACATAAACCATCCAGGGTTTCCTTAAAGAGCACTAAAAGCGGACGAATGGGGGTAGAAGCCTTTTATTTCATTCAAGACATGAATAACGCGTATGGAGGAACATTAAATCGGGGCGGCATATTTAGAATGCACCGTGAATGCCTTGATGATGTTAACCAGAAAATACTCGATATGGAGCTACAGAAGGCCGACTGGGAATCGACCTGGACTAAGGGTCGGGAAACCTCGTATGGGGATACAAATCTTGATGATTCGTTGCTGCAAACGTATGGCATACGGGTTAAACGACAGAACGGTGAGAATATATCCAAAAAGGAGATTGAGGAGCTAAAAATAGCTCTTGATCGAGTTCATTCAGTATTTGGAAATATCTCTGATGTTTCACAAGCATGGGGGCTAAAAGTAAGCCATGCAGGAAACACAAAGATGCACGCTTCAAAGTATATCGGTCTTTTTACCCCGTACTATCGGGCAATCGGTATTTCCTTTGCTGGAGGTGAAGCCGAAGCAAGCCTGACGGCAATTCACGAATATGCGCACTTTATGGATCATTTGTCCGGCAAAGAACTAAATGCATGGCACGCTTCCGATATTCCAGGAACTCTTGAAAACCAAATTGCGGTGGAATTCCGTGGACAGATGATAGATGTAAAAGGCGCATATTGGAGCAGAACGTGTGAGTGTTTTGCCCGTGCGATAGAAGAGTATGCACAGATCACGCATATTCGTGAACAAGAGGTGGTTGACAACTTTTCGATAGACTCTATAAACAAAATCAATGAAAAAATAGCGAAGCCCGGTAGTGTGAAATATCTTCCTTTCAAAGAAAATATAGAACCTTTGGTTAATAGACTTTTAGAGCAGTATAGAGAGCGTTATACAAGTAAACAGCAAGAGGTGAGTAAGTCCGGTCTTGTTCTGGAAAATACTACGAGCAAAGCTATTCCTGCTATTCCTCAGGAAGTCACTATCGAAGAGCTTCAAAAAGAGATCTATAGCCTGGCCGTGGAAAAAAACAGACTTGAGAAAGAAGCGAGAAGTATAACTGAAAAAATAAATGAAGAACGCAGAATTCTTTTCGAGCAGGAATTGAAAAGAATCAGTACAGAAATAGGAGCCATTGATAGGAAGCTATTATTGCAAAGTGAATCAGGCGGTGCTGAAGAACTAGCACGCAACCTCGAAGGACAAAAAAAGGAACTTGCTGAAAGATACAATGCCGTTCGATATGATTTTACTCCAGAAAGCGAAAGCCTAAGAGCGTATCGTGAAAAGGAAACGCAACTACATTCAAGCCTACAAGAAATCGATAAAGAAGGTATGCGACTTACCCTCAAGTTGATGGAACTTGAGAAGAAGGAAGAGGAAAGAAAAAAGGAAGAAAAGGAACATTCTCTACTGACGGGTACGTTTACTCAGCTAGAGTTATTTGAAAAGGCGGCAGAATATAGTGCGCAAGAGAGGGAAGAAGGGAGAAGTGTTACTGAAATAATCGAAGGAGATCCCACGATAACGAGGGAGCATATTCGAGAGGTAAAGGCAGCGCAAAGAAAATATACCAAGGGGATTCTCAAGGGAACAAAAAGCGGATTATGGACAGCCTTTAGAGATTTCAAAAAGCACGGTATTTTTGATATTCAAGGCGCTCAGGTGGCAACCGGTCAAGATGGAAAAATTACCCGTGAAGGATGGGAGCAACTTCACCAAGCATTACATATTTATCGCGATAAACGATTTGAAACATTCCGTGTGCTTTTCGTCACCCCTGATGGGGTTATCACTGACCAGTTAGCGATTTCCAGCTATTTACCCACAAAAGTGGCTCTTTTTTCACTCACTAGTGAACTGGGAGAGCACGTTAAAGACTATGCTGTACGAACAAATACTAAAATTGTATTTGTCCATAATCATCCTTCAGGGAATGTGTCTCAAACACCACAAGATGAAGCAATCACCAAAGACCTTGAATCAACATTGATCGGGACAGATGGGCGGCCTCTTTTACTTGGTCATATTATTCTTGACCATGATTCTTTTGGATTATACGAATCGAATACCTGGGATACCATTCATGTTAAGACTCAGGGGCGTGATCCACTACTAAAAACACGATTACCGGAGTTTACTCAAGAGAAAATCATTAATCCGATGGTATTGCGCGATATAGCCGAAAAAATCAATGAAAATGATAGATGGAATAATACGGACTGGGTTCCTGTAGCATTTACCAGTGCCGATGCTCGAATTGGAGGCATACGGTATTACTCAAAAGAATGGTTTGAAACCGTCTCTTCCAATGACATGGCGAGACAATTTCAGACTATAAGCGTTCAAACAGGTGCACTATGGGCATTTCCAATTCTTTCAGATGAACTTGCTCAGGACACCCTTTTATGCACTGCTATCAAAGAGCACATGAAAGAAGGGTGTTTCATGGACTTCTATATTGCCGGAGCCACATCAGAAGAATTTGACCTCCATCATTATAGAGGCTCTTATTTCTCGTTTATGTCACAAGCAGAGGTAAAGGAGCGAACAACGACCGATGCGACTTTCGCGCTTGAAGGACTAACTGTAATTACACAAACAACGGATGAGTCTGTAGCATCAAAAGTTTTGGAAGAATATAACGGAAAAGAACGTAATGAGAACCTCTTCCGAACGGACATTACCGCTGGACTTTTTGCAGCTCTTGAGGGTATCTCACGAGCGGATATAGGTAAACCAAATGTGTTTATCACTATCACAGAAAAGACACCTTTCGCCCTTACAGTAAATGGGTTACCTGACACAAAAATAGCTATGTACCGCGATAAAATTGCACGTGCGTTGTATCTGGAGCCGGTACAGCCTGGCCAACGGTTCCAACATGGGCATTCCGATGGACTGGATAAAAATATCATTAAGAGGGTCTTCAAGGAGCTTGCAAACCCATATTACGTGTTTGCGTCGAGAGATGGAGCTTCACTGGTGGGGGTGTATGACATTCAAGATAAAAACGGCGAGCCCGTTATTATTTCATTCCGACATAAAAATGCAGACCACCAAGTAGAGGCAAACTG from Teretinema zuelzerae carries:
- a CDS encoding MuF-C-terminal domain-containing protein, giving the protein MSDSDFRQASSNTYKYIPSVGADGFIDYTGVEPDKVYLANRKTILEEEYPSYLPPVHIRRNTNYDIPAYKVRDNVYLLRESDELRRDENGKLHNPRIYKVSLDVYAALVNYHLEFDRAAFVAVAKLNEESRAKALKEGINEYPAIREKDIPIIPGRFDARSISNTYTHRYPHIEHKPSRVSLKSTKSGRMGVEAFYFIQDMNNAYGGTLNRGGIFRMHRECLDDVNQKILDMELQKADWESTWTKGRETSYGDTNLDDSLLQTYGIRVKRQNGENISKKEIEELKIALDRVHSVFGNISDVSQAWGLKVSHAGNTKMHASKYIGLFTPYYRAIGISFAGGEAEASLTAIHEYAHFMDHLSGKELNAWHASDIPGTLENQIAVEFRGQMIDVKGAYWSRTCECFARAIEEYAQITHIREQEVVDNFSIDSINKINEKIAKPGSVKYLPFKENIEPLVNRLLEQYRERYTSKQQEVSKSGLVLENTTSKAIPAIPQEVTIEELQKEIYSLAVEKNRLEKEARSITEKINEERRILFEQELKRISTEIGAIDRKLLLQSESGGAEELARNLEGQKKELAERYNAVRYDFTPESESLRAYREKETQLHSSLQEIDKEGMRLTLKLMELEKKEEERKKEEKEHSLLTGTFTQLELFEKAAEYSAQEREEGRSVTEIIEGDPTITREHIREVKAAQRKYTKGILKGTKSGLWTAFRDFKKHGIFDIQGAQVATGQDGKITREGWEQLHQALHIYRDKRFETFRVLFVTPDGVITDQLAISSYLPTKVALFSLTSELGEHVKDYAVRTNTKIVFVHNHPSGNVSQTPQDEAITKDLESTLIGTDGRPLLLGHIILDHDSFGLYESNTWDTIHVKTQGRDPLLKTRLPEFTQEKIINPMVLRDIAEKINENDRWNNTDWVPVAFTSADARIGGIRYYSKEWFETVSSNDMARQFQTISVQTGALWAFPILSDELAQDTLLCTAIKEHMKEGCFMDFYIAGATSEEFDLHHYRGSYFSFMSQAEVKERTTTDATFALEGLTVITQTTDESVASKVLEEYNGKERNENLFRTDITAGLFAALEGISRADIGKPNVFITITEKTPFALTVNGLPDTKIAMYRDKIARALYLEPVQPGQRFQHGHSDGLDKNIIKRVFKELANPYYVFASRDGASLVGVYDIQDKNGEPVIISFRHKNADHQVEANWITSLYGKNEAGIERWAQDGLLRYVNDKEKATELTFTLQMRVKSNSVAYSKNIIRKSELVNSGFVQESQQEYSRGNGGRTMEDNRKEANSLESFVLTNEQDRKHFYVSIGIDPAEPLFPEGKSLQDITSVMAGPLAHDESGFVSQKEYVLSADDVLYAAFVSDIDHEQGTPLSSIHGLDSFLVKKNFSLDGIEQGNYLFNKALAERERYLEIQKDLKNPQQTEVKEAIEEPKKSYNQLHTERILASLKSSSAPFLGQPAKNASITLVPQAIRSAETGRAFRGMNQIIAQIMTQEAGGKDYELITYEQAKRHGAGIKKGSVGINLTTFDVATKHQNVYRYYPKSSVYNQEKLPKLPEQNKNPEIIVECNETTPDKYLGKYLAATSLGARFETTKDTMEAFQKNLEEDLKRSYDEKCYTRIFELGNKASVICQNTMSEIGQQARDGEKIRQKVSESRSRYEPYNPVTGEKFVGLAAKKAQHVMGMSNSHDPRFLELSDILKAGLKLKEAVKEPLVISDNGKSRFFYNAKDVEGVPPIKIKTISLSQQRSKTDAELQL